Proteins encoded together in one Aggregicoccus sp. 17bor-14 window:
- a CDS encoding TIGR04325 family methyltransferase codes for MGSKPQQQRYMTSAVQMVYRKLGNRAVVGPLLERHYEALFAGNREQNLFRGAYDSFEAAQASAPRSRPVGYDHPEPAKMYRDRFERVFTNDYPMMLWLERALQASGEAPRVFDFGGHVGFARYTFARYLRFPAGLRWQVCDVPAVVAEGEAIAREQGMPGLSFTTDRAQADGADVFFASGSLQYVPTPLAEMLGALRQPPPHLLLNMLSLHPTRSAVTLQSIGTVFCPYAIFQRDAFVQSLAPLGYRLVDSWDNPDKGCTIPFHPEVSVSGYTGLYLSRVAPGAAAA; via the coding sequence ATGGGCTCGAAGCCGCAGCAGCAGCGCTACATGACCAGCGCCGTGCAGATGGTGTACCGCAAGCTGGGCAACCGGGCCGTGGTGGGCCCGCTGCTCGAGCGCCACTACGAGGCGCTCTTCGCGGGCAACCGGGAGCAGAACCTCTTCCGCGGCGCGTACGACTCCTTCGAGGCCGCGCAGGCGAGCGCGCCCCGCTCGCGCCCCGTGGGCTACGACCACCCCGAGCCGGCGAAGATGTACCGCGACCGCTTCGAGCGCGTCTTCACCAACGACTACCCGATGATGCTCTGGCTCGAGCGCGCACTGCAGGCCTCGGGCGAGGCGCCGCGCGTCTTCGACTTCGGCGGGCACGTGGGCTTCGCGCGCTACACCTTCGCGCGCTACCTGCGCTTCCCCGCGGGGCTGCGCTGGCAGGTGTGCGACGTGCCGGCGGTGGTCGCCGAGGGCGAGGCCATCGCCCGCGAGCAGGGCATGCCGGGGCTCAGCTTCACCACCGACCGCGCCCAAGCGGACGGAGCGGACGTGTTCTTCGCCTCCGGCTCGCTGCAGTACGTGCCCACTCCGCTCGCCGAGATGCTCGGCGCGCTGCGGCAGCCCCCGCCCCACCTGCTGCTCAACATGCTCTCCCTGCACCCCACGCGCTCCGCCGTGACGCTGCAGAGCATCGGCACCGTGTTCTGCCCCTACGCCATCTTCCAGCGCGACGCCTTCGTGCAGTCGCTCGCCCCGCTGGGCTACCGGCTCGTGGACAGCTGGGACAACCCGGACAAGGGCTGCACCATCCCCTTCCACCCCGAGGTCTCGGTCAGCGGCTACACCGGCCTGTACCTCTCGCGCGTGGCGCCGGGGGCCGCAGCGGCGTAG